The Anolis carolinensis isolate JA03-04 chromosome 2, rAnoCar3.1.pri, whole genome shotgun sequence genome has a window encoding:
- the LOC134297153 gene encoding glycosyltransferase 1 domain-containing protein 1-like — protein MRVLLLASLRARTGNGTTAQRIQDHLEAAGHVCFLKDTFSCESSLVVSKLISSENFDAALAIHLYKAGRLLQGSRIPFGVIFGGTDINEDAKCEEKVRVMEAVLNEARFAVSFTEAMRERAISNWPHARNKIYVQPQGIVTTPNISFNWEKCLQSAGIPHNGNSLCYFLLICGLRRVKDPLYLADAFAEWHREDPSVQLIIIGPAVDPVFAEEVKEKVQRADGVHLLKEIPQEDLHAAVKKCFAVVNSSISEGMSAALLEAMDLNVLVLARNIPGNAAIITHQETGLLYSNPEEFVQLSKSLIGDPCLQRKIVARATEYVTKHHSWEHERNAYQNFVLSLH, from the coding sequence ATGCGTGTGTTGCTCCTGGCCAGTTTGCGAGCCCGGACCGGGAATGGCACCACAGCCCAGAGGATCCAGGATCATCTGGAAGCTGCCGGCCATGTGTGTTTCCTCAAGGACACGTTTAGCTGTGAGTCCTCTTTGGTCGTCTCAAAGCTCATCTCCTCGGAGAACTTTGATGCAGCTCTGGCCATTCACCTTTATAAAGCAGGCAGGCTGCTGCAAGGCAGCAGAATTCCTTTTGGTGTCATCTTTGGAGGTACGGACATCAATGAAGATGCCAAATGTGAAGAGAAGGTCCGGGTTATGGAGGCAGTGCTGAACGAAGCCAGGTTTGCTGTGTCTTTCACTGAGGCAATGAGAGAAAGAGCCATATCAAACTGGCCTCACGCCAGAAACAAAATATATGTCCAGCCTCAAGGAATCGTGACTACCCCCAACATTTCTTTTAACTGGGAGAAATGTCTGCAGAGTGCAGGGATTCCCCACAACGGCAACAGTTTGTGTTATTTCCTCCTAATATGTGGTCTGAGAAGAGTCAAGGATCCACTCTATCTAGCAGATGCGTTTGCAGAATGGCACAGAGAGGACCCCAGCGTACAGCTGATTATCATTGGACCTGCAGTTGATCCAGTGTTTGCAGAGGAAGTGAAGGAGAAAGTACAAAGGGCGGATGGGGTACATTTGCTGAAGGAGATCCCCCAGGAAGACCTTCATGCTGCTGTGAAGAAATGCTTTGCTGTTGTGAACAGTTCCATTTCAGAGGGGATGTCAGCCGCACTCTTAGAGGCCATGGATTTAAATGTTCTAGTACTGGCAAGGAACATCCCAGGAAATGCTGCGATAATCACACACCAAGAAACCGGGCTGTTATATTCAAACCCTGAGGAATTTGTCCAACTGTCCAAAAGCCTGATCGGTGACCCTTGTCTTCAGAGAAAGATCGTAGCAAGGGCAACGGAGTATGTCACAAAGCACCACTCCTGGGAACATGAAAGGAATGCTTATCAAAACTTTGTGCTGAGCCTCCACTGA